Proteins from one Rhinopithecus roxellana isolate Shanxi Qingling chromosome 20, ASM756505v1, whole genome shotgun sequence genomic window:
- the ACD gene encoding adrenocortical dysplasia protein homolog isoform X1: MAGSGRLVLRPWIRELILGSETLSSPRAGQLLEVLQEAEAAAAGPSHAPDASDVGATLLVSDGTYSVRCLVTREALDTSDWEEKEFGFRGTEGRLLLLQDCGVHIQVAEGGAPAEFYLQVDRFSLLPTEQPRLRVPGCNQDLDVQKKLYECLEEHLSESTSSNAGLSLSQLLDEMREDQEHQGALVCLAESCLTLEGPCTAPPLTHWAASRCKATGEAVYTVPSSMLCISENDQLILSSLGPCQRTQGPELPPPDPALQDLSLTLIASPSSPSSSGTPALPGHMSSEESGTSISLLPALSLAAPDPGQRSSSQPPPAICAAPAPLIPRSPHPSQTPSSPLHSCTPSLSPRGHVPSTQQALVTRPQKPSLEFKEFVGLPCKNQRPSPRTGATKGAQEPCPVWEPPKRHRDGSAFQYEYEPPCTSLCARVQAARLPPQLMAWALHFLMDPQPESKPTPM; the protein is encoded by the exons ATGGCAGGTTCGGGGAGGCTGGTCCTACGGCCCTGGATTCGAGAGCTGATTCTGGGGTCAGAGACACTCTCCAGTCCACGAGCCGGGCAGCTGCTCGAG GTACTCCAGGAGGCCGAGGCCGCGGCCGCGGGCCCATCCCACGCCCCTGATGCGTCCGACGTCGGGGCCACGCTGCTTGTGTCTGACGGGACCTACAGTGTCCGATGCCTGGTGACGCGGGAGGCCCTGGACACCTCGGACTG GGAGGAGAAGGAGTTCGGCTTCCGCGGGACAGAGGgccggctgctgctgctgcaggacTGCGGGGTTCATATCCAGGTCGCTGAGGGCGGCGCG CCCGCAGAGTTCTATCTCCAGGTGGACCGCTTCAGCCTGCTGCCCACGGAGCAGCCCCGGCTACGGGTGCCTGGTTG CAACCAAGACTTAGATGTTCAGAAAAAGCTCTATGAATGCCTTGA GGAGCACCTTTCAGAGTCCACCTCGTCCAATGCAG GCCTATCACTGTCCCAGCTTCTGGATGAAATGCGGGAGGATCAGGAGCATCAGGGGGCGCTCGTGTGCCTGGCTGAAAGCTGCCTGACGCTGGAGGGCCCTTGCACAGCACCCCCGCTCACCCACTGGGCTGCCTCACGATGCAAGGCTACG GGAGAAGCTGTGTACACTGTCCCCAGCTCAATGCTATGCATCTCTGAGAATGACCAGCTAATTCTGAGCTCTCTAGGCCCCTGTCAGAGGACACAGG GCCCTGAGCTGCCCCCACCAGACCCGGCTCTGCAGGACCTATCTCTGACCCTCATAGCCTCTCCTTCCTCACCCAGTTCCTCAG GAACCCCAGCTTTACCCGGCCACATGTCATCCGAGGAAAGTGGTACCAGCATCAGCCTTCTGCCTGCCCTGTCCTTGGCTGCTCCAGACCCAGGGCAGAGGAGCAGCTCCCAGCCCCCACCAGCCATCTGCGCAGCCCCTGCCCCCCTGATCCCCAGGTCCCCACACCCCAGTCAAACCCCCAGCTCCCCACTCCATAGCTGCACTCCCAGTCTCTCACCCCGTGGCCATGTCCCCAGTACACAACAGGCTCTTGTGACCAGGCCCCAGAAACCTAGCCTGGAGTTCAAGGAGTTTGTAGGGTTGCCCTGCAAGAATCAGCGGCCTTCTCCCAGGACCGGAGCTACCAAGGGAGCCCAGGAGCCCTGCCCTGTCTGG GAACCCCCAAAGAGACATCGTGATGGTTCTGCCTTCCAATATGAGTATGAGCCACCCTGCACGTCCCTCTGTGCTCGGGTCCAAGCTGCCAG GCTTCCTCCCCAGCTCATGGCCTGGGCCTTGCACTTTCTGATGGATCCACAGCCAGAGTCTAAGCCAACTCCAATGTGA
- the ACD gene encoding adrenocortical dysplasia protein homolog isoform X2, whose translation MAGSGRLVLRPWIRELILGSETLSSPRAGQLLEVLQEAEAAAAGPSHAPDASDVGATLLVSDGTYSVRCLVTREALDTSDWEEKEFGFRGTEGRLLLLQDCGVHIQVAEGGAPAEFYLQVDRFSLLPTEQPRLRVPGCNQDLDVQKKLYECLEEHLSESTSSNAGLSLSQLLDEMREDQEHQGALVCLAESCLTLEGPCTAPPLTHWAASRCKATGEAVYTVPSSMLCISENDQLILSSLGPCQRTQGTPALPGHMSSEESGTSISLLPALSLAAPDPGQRSSSQPPPAICAAPAPLIPRSPHPSQTPSSPLHSCTPSLSPRGHVPSTQQALVTRPQKPSLEFKEFVGLPCKNQRPSPRTGATKGAQEPCPVWEPPKRHRDGSAFQYEYEPPCTSLCARVQAARLPPQLMAWALHFLMDPQPESKPTPM comes from the exons ATGGCAGGTTCGGGGAGGCTGGTCCTACGGCCCTGGATTCGAGAGCTGATTCTGGGGTCAGAGACACTCTCCAGTCCACGAGCCGGGCAGCTGCTCGAG GTACTCCAGGAGGCCGAGGCCGCGGCCGCGGGCCCATCCCACGCCCCTGATGCGTCCGACGTCGGGGCCACGCTGCTTGTGTCTGACGGGACCTACAGTGTCCGATGCCTGGTGACGCGGGAGGCCCTGGACACCTCGGACTG GGAGGAGAAGGAGTTCGGCTTCCGCGGGACAGAGGgccggctgctgctgctgcaggacTGCGGGGTTCATATCCAGGTCGCTGAGGGCGGCGCG CCCGCAGAGTTCTATCTCCAGGTGGACCGCTTCAGCCTGCTGCCCACGGAGCAGCCCCGGCTACGGGTGCCTGGTTG CAACCAAGACTTAGATGTTCAGAAAAAGCTCTATGAATGCCTTGA GGAGCACCTTTCAGAGTCCACCTCGTCCAATGCAG GCCTATCACTGTCCCAGCTTCTGGATGAAATGCGGGAGGATCAGGAGCATCAGGGGGCGCTCGTGTGCCTGGCTGAAAGCTGCCTGACGCTGGAGGGCCCTTGCACAGCACCCCCGCTCACCCACTGGGCTGCCTCACGATGCAAGGCTACG GGAGAAGCTGTGTACACTGTCCCCAGCTCAATGCTATGCATCTCTGAGAATGACCAGCTAATTCTGAGCTCTCTAGGCCCCTGTCAGAGGACACAGG GAACCCCAGCTTTACCCGGCCACATGTCATCCGAGGAAAGTGGTACCAGCATCAGCCTTCTGCCTGCCCTGTCCTTGGCTGCTCCAGACCCAGGGCAGAGGAGCAGCTCCCAGCCCCCACCAGCCATCTGCGCAGCCCCTGCCCCCCTGATCCCCAGGTCCCCACACCCCAGTCAAACCCCCAGCTCCCCACTCCATAGCTGCACTCCCAGTCTCTCACCCCGTGGCCATGTCCCCAGTACACAACAGGCTCTTGTGACCAGGCCCCAGAAACCTAGCCTGGAGTTCAAGGAGTTTGTAGGGTTGCCCTGCAAGAATCAGCGGCCTTCTCCCAGGACCGGAGCTACCAAGGGAGCCCAGGAGCCCTGCCCTGTCTGG GAACCCCCAAAGAGACATCGTGATGGTTCTGCCTTCCAATATGAGTATGAGCCACCCTGCACGTCCCTCTGTGCTCGGGTCCAAGCTGCCAG GCTTCCTCCCCAGCTCATGGCCTGGGCCTTGCACTTTCTGATGGATCCACAGCCAGAGTCTAAGCCAACTCCAATGTGA
- the PARD6A gene encoding partitioning defective 6 homolog alpha isoform X1, whose protein sequence is MHGLVRPVEIRAHTQRPINGTSLALPSDWRSSPRQTPGARGLQRDDARAEEGSSPPPAPFPRKRELRVPLCVAAPLTSGSGWEGGACATARGGAARAGRPGCAPAPLRAAWGTVPGPPGPAMARPQRTPARSPDSIVEVKSKFDAEFRRFALPRASVSGFQEFSRLLRAVHQIPGLDVLLGYTDAHGDLLPLTNDDSLHRALASGPPPLRLLVQKRAEADSSGLAFASNSLQRRKKGLLLRPVAPLRTRPPLLISLPQDFRQVSSVIDVDLLPETHRRVRLHKHGSDRPLGFYIRDGMSVRVAPQGLERVPGIFISRLVRGGLAESTGLLAVSDEILEVNGIEVAGKTLDQVTDMMVANSHNLIVTVKPANQRNNVVRGASGRLTGPPSAGPGPAEPDSDDDSSDLVIENRQPPSSNGLSQGPPCWDLHPGCRRPGTRSSLPSLDDQEQASSGWGSRMQDGSGFSL, encoded by the exons aTGCACGGTCTTGTAAGGCCAGTGGAAATAAGAGCACACACACAACGTCCAATAAATGGTACCTCCTTGGCTCTCCCCTCGGATTGGCGGAGCTCTCCTCGCCAGACTCCGGGGGCGCGTGGACTTCAGCGTGATGACGCAAGAGCGGAGGAAGGCTCCTCTCCACCCCCGGCTCCGTTTCCTAGGAAACGTGAACTCCGCGTTCCACTCTGCGTCGCTGCCCCCTTGACGTCAGGCTCCGGATGGGAAGGCGGGGCGTGTGCTACCGCCAGGGGCGGGGCGGCGCGGGCGGGCCGGCCCGGCTGTGCACCTGCGCCTCTGCGGGCCGCCTGGGGCACCGTCCCCGGCCCGCCCGGCCCCGCCATGGCCCGGCCGCAGAGGACTCCGGCTCGCAGTCCCGATAGCATCGTCGAGGTGAAGAGCAAA TTTGACGCCGAGTTCCGACGCTTCGCGCTGCCCCGCGCTTCGGTGAGCGGCTTCCAGGAGTTCTCGCGGTTGCTGCGGGCGGTGCACCAGATCCCGGGCCTGGACGTGCTACTTGGCTATACGGATGCTCACGGCGACCTGCTGCCCCTCACCAACGACGACAGTCTGCACCGGGCCCTGGCCAGCGGGCCCCCACCACTGCGCCTATTGGTGCAGAAGCGGG CAGAAGCTGACTCCAGCGGCCTGGCTTTTGCCTCCAACTCTCTGCAGCGGCGCAAGAAAGGGCTCCTGCTGCGGCCAGTGGCACCGCTGCGCACCCGTCCACCTCTGCTAATCAGCCTGCCCCAAGATTTCCGCCAGGTTTCGTCAGTCATAGATGTGGACCTACTGCCTGAGACTCACCGACGGGTGCGGCTGCACAAGCATGGTTCAGACCGCCCCCTGGGCTTCTACATCCGAGATGGCATGAGTGTGCGTGTGGCTCCCCAGGGCCTGGAGCGGGTTCCAGGAATCTTCATCTCCCGCCTGGTACGTGGGGGCCTGGCCGAGAGTACAGGGCTGCTGGCGGTCAGTGATGAGATCCTTGAGGTCAATGGCATTGAAGTAGCCGGGAAGACCTTGGACCAAGTGACGGACATGATGGTCGCCAACAGCCATAACCTCATTGTCACTGTCAAGCCGGCCAACCAGCGCAATAACGTGGTGCGAGGGGCATCTGGGCGTTTGACAGGTCCTCCCTCTGCAGGGCCTGGGCCTGCTGAGCCTGATAGTGATGATGACAGCAGTGACCTGGTCATTGAGAACCGCCAGCCTCCCAGTTCCAATGGGCTGTCTCAGGGGCCCCCGTGCTGGGACCTGCACCCTGGCTGCCGACGTCCTGGTACCCGCAGCTCTCTGCCCTCCCTGGATGACCAGGAGCAGGCCAGTTCTGGTTGGGGGAGTCGCATGCAAGATGGTAGTGGCTTCAGCCTCTGA
- the PARD6A gene encoding partitioning defective 6 homolog alpha isoform X2, with the protein MHGLVRPVEIRAHTQRPINGTSLALPSDWRSSPRQTPGARGLQRDDARAEEGSSPPPAPFPRKRELRVPLCVAAPLTSGSGWEGGACATARGGAARAGRPGCAPAPLRAAWGTVPGPPGPAMARPQRTPARSPDSIVEVKSKFDAEFRRFALPRASVSGFQEFSRLLRAVHQIPGLDVLLGYTDAHGDLLPLTNDDSLHRALASGPPPLRLLVQKREADSSGLAFASNSLQRRKKGLLLRPVAPLRTRPPLLISLPQDFRQVSSVIDVDLLPETHRRVRLHKHGSDRPLGFYIRDGMSVRVAPQGLERVPGIFISRLVRGGLAESTGLLAVSDEILEVNGIEVAGKTLDQVTDMMVANSHNLIVTVKPANQRNNVVRGASGRLTGPPSAGPGPAEPDSDDDSSDLVIENRQPPSSNGLSQGPPCWDLHPGCRRPGTRSSLPSLDDQEQASSGWGSRMQDGSGFSL; encoded by the exons aTGCACGGTCTTGTAAGGCCAGTGGAAATAAGAGCACACACACAACGTCCAATAAATGGTACCTCCTTGGCTCTCCCCTCGGATTGGCGGAGCTCTCCTCGCCAGACTCCGGGGGCGCGTGGACTTCAGCGTGATGACGCAAGAGCGGAGGAAGGCTCCTCTCCACCCCCGGCTCCGTTTCCTAGGAAACGTGAACTCCGCGTTCCACTCTGCGTCGCTGCCCCCTTGACGTCAGGCTCCGGATGGGAAGGCGGGGCGTGTGCTACCGCCAGGGGCGGGGCGGCGCGGGCGGGCCGGCCCGGCTGTGCACCTGCGCCTCTGCGGGCCGCCTGGGGCACCGTCCCCGGCCCGCCCGGCCCCGCCATGGCCCGGCCGCAGAGGACTCCGGCTCGCAGTCCCGATAGCATCGTCGAGGTGAAGAGCAAA TTTGACGCCGAGTTCCGACGCTTCGCGCTGCCCCGCGCTTCGGTGAGCGGCTTCCAGGAGTTCTCGCGGTTGCTGCGGGCGGTGCACCAGATCCCGGGCCTGGACGTGCTACTTGGCTATACGGATGCTCACGGCGACCTGCTGCCCCTCACCAACGACGACAGTCTGCACCGGGCCCTGGCCAGCGGGCCCCCACCACTGCGCCTATTGGTGCAGAAGCGGG AAGCTGACTCCAGCGGCCTGGCTTTTGCCTCCAACTCTCTGCAGCGGCGCAAGAAAGGGCTCCTGCTGCGGCCAGTGGCACCGCTGCGCACCCGTCCACCTCTGCTAATCAGCCTGCCCCAAGATTTCCGCCAGGTTTCGTCAGTCATAGATGTGGACCTACTGCCTGAGACTCACCGACGGGTGCGGCTGCACAAGCATGGTTCAGACCGCCCCCTGGGCTTCTACATCCGAGATGGCATGAGTGTGCGTGTGGCTCCCCAGGGCCTGGAGCGGGTTCCAGGAATCTTCATCTCCCGCCTGGTACGTGGGGGCCTGGCCGAGAGTACAGGGCTGCTGGCGGTCAGTGATGAGATCCTTGAGGTCAATGGCATTGAAGTAGCCGGGAAGACCTTGGACCAAGTGACGGACATGATGGTCGCCAACAGCCATAACCTCATTGTCACTGTCAAGCCGGCCAACCAGCGCAATAACGTGGTGCGAGGGGCATCTGGGCGTTTGACAGGTCCTCCCTCTGCAGGGCCTGGGCCTGCTGAGCCTGATAGTGATGATGACAGCAGTGACCTGGTCATTGAGAACCGCCAGCCTCCCAGTTCCAATGGGCTGTCTCAGGGGCCCCCGTGCTGGGACCTGCACCCTGGCTGCCGACGTCCTGGTACCCGCAGCTCTCTGCCCTCCCTGGATGACCAGGAGCAGGCCAGTTCTGGTTGGGGGAGTCGCATGCAAGATGGTAGTGGCTTCAGCCTCTGA